ACTGGAAGCTTACCCCACGCGCCGCCGTCACAAACTCAACATTTTGTCGGCATCCCCCTCCAGAGCTCCAGTTCAACCACCGCAGCTGCCATGTCAACGCAACAGCAGTCTCACCAGCCAAATGTATCGGCCCTCCACGGATTCTTCCCGGGAGTCCATTACAATCTTTACAACCAGCAAATCGACCTACAGGAAGCGCGTGAGGTTTCACACTCTCATCAAGGACTTTCTTTGAGCCTGTCTTCTGAGCAGCAACAGCAGCAGCCGCCGATGGTGTATGGTTCTTTCAAGCAGGAAAGAGAGATCCCCTCTCAAGCAGTCGTGACCAACATATCTACGCCACGTGGAGGTGATGTCAAGGGTTCTTCGGGAGGATCGCCGTCCTCAACTTCCGGCGTTTCAACCGGCGTGAATGGGGTGCAGAGCGTACTGTTGAGTTCCAAGTATTTGAAAGCGGTGCAGGAGCTTCTTGACGAAGTTGCTAATGTCGGGAAAGGAGAAAAGAGTAGAAATGAATCCGACAAGGGTATTGATGAGCAGCTACGGACTAATGGAAAATCAACGGCCGATGCGGCGAATGAAGATGGGCAAAGTGGTGGAGAGAGCAGTGCAAAACGTAGGTCTGAGCTTAGTACAGCAGAGAGACAGGAAATTCAGATGAAGAAAGCTAAGCTTGTTAACATGCTTGACGAGGTAAGCCTATTTCTGTTTTCAGTTGTGTAAGAATATATGACAAGGAGCCTTTATAATCTAAAGTTGAATTAAAAAATTTGAGGGTTATCATTATCTGAATTTCATGTCAGATATGTTCTTTTCCAACTGTCCTGTTTTCATTATTACAAGAAAACTTGGATTGcgatttttatttcttttatttagGACTGCCAAAAAGAGAGATTACTTTCCACTGCAATTCCGTATTCAAGAACATGAAATCTGTTCAGGCATAAACCAGACTTCATCTCTTTCAAGTGTTTTACATATTTGGCAGAAGAAATATCGAAGTTTCTTACATCAAATTTCTAAAGTTTACTTCTGCAAACATGTGTTGTAAAGGTTGAGCAGAGGTACAGGCAATACCATCACCAGATGCAGATTGTAATTTCTTGGTTCGAACAAGCAGCTGGAATCGGCTCTGCAAAGGCTTACACAGCCGTAGCTCTTCAAACAATCTCGAAGCAATTCCGGTGCCTAAAAGACGCAATCTTGGGCCAAATCAAATCTGCAAGCAAAAGTTTAGGTGAAGAAGACAGCTTTGGAGACAAGATGGAAGGTTCAAGACTCAAATACGTGGACAATCAGATTCGACAGCAAAGAGCTTTGCAGCAACTGGGAATGATCCAGCCCAACGCTTGGAGACCCCAGAGAGGACTGCCGGAAAGATCTGTTTCTGTTCTACGCGCCTGGCTCTTCGAACATTTCCTCCATCCGTAAGTACCCTCTCCATTTTTCTGATATATTTCATGTTTTATAAGTTTTCTCCCATTGGATTTGCCTGAATTTGATTACTGTTTGGTGTATAGTTATCCCAAGGATTCAGATAAGATGATACTTGCTAAACAGACAGGGCTCACCAGGAGTCAGGTACATGTTTATCCATTCGGTAGATTTCTTGATCGTTTCTTATACTTCATTTGTAGATGTATGTATATAATCTATATATCATCTACAGGTGTCTAATTGGTTTATAAATGCTCGGGTCCGACTTTGGAAGCCGATGGTGGAGGAGATGTATTTagaagaaatgaaagaaaatgagaaaactggATCAGATGATAAACATCGCAAAAGAGAACAAATGGACGACTCGATCTCGAAATCTCCAAAAGAAAAGAGCCCAGGAATCAAGAAACCAAACAAAAGCATAATCTCAAATCAAGAAACATACCAGCCTCCAAACCAGAACACTGCTTCAACAATGGCACTACCTACAAATTCGACGTCCCAAATCGGAGCAAACGTCAGAAACCAACCACATTTCAACCTCGTTGCATCATCCGAAATGGAAAGAATCACCCAACCGAGTCCCAAGAAACAACGGATTCCTGAAATAATAGACTTTGCCTCAAAGGCAACCGATACCGGACTGATGTCCCTGAAATTTGGCATCGAGAGGCAAACCAGAGATGGTTTCACCTTTATGGGAGCTCCCACGAATTTCATTGGAGGGTTCGGCTCATATCCAATGGGTGAACTCGAGAGATTCGGGCCCGAGCAATTCCAAGCTCCATATTCTGGCAATGGTGTTTCACTCACCCTGGGCCTCCCCCACTGCGAAAGCCTTCCCATTTCAGGATCCCATCAAGCATATCTCCCAAATCAAAACATACAAATAGGAAGGGGAGTTGAAATCGGCGAAGCAAACTTCATAACTTCAGAATACTAAGTTCCATTTACACCAGTTTCCCCCCTTATCATTATTACTACATGTTGGTGTGGAGGAGCAAGAAAATTCATATAGAATATATATTATACATTTTTAGTTCTTACAGATAGGTTAGGCTCTTCAGAAGGCATATGGATTGTGATTGTATATTAATTTTGTTGCTGCAGATAAGTAGTTGAATTGTAATACTGGATATATAGACACCAGCAATATTGGGTGGCACAGAAGAATAAAGAGTGaacttttatatattattatttcatgTGATATTAACCTTAATTTAAGGTGGAATTTCAGCAATGGAGCATGCCTTTCCAGTTCTTGATTTTGTGTTGTTCCATTCCAGGAGACTTAACTATTAGCCCAAGAATGTCGTTACCAGTGCCCCAAATCCCAGTGTTTAAATCAGGACTTCTTGATGCACATTTTGGAGTATTTTCCTAAAATATTATACCATATATTTGTGTATTCATTTATCAATCAATTTACAATGGTAATATCCaagcaaaaattcaaaatttatatataaattctcAAGCAAAAAACTCTTTATCGGTTAAATACAATAAATTTGTTTTTGGGGACTTGACCAATTTTAAAACAATGAAGTCCTTATCCATTCTGTCTTATCAAAACTTAGAAAATGAACTGGAAATAAACATAGACTAGAAGAACAAGACAAGATATACTAAATAGTGGGAGATTGAGATTCTTTGTATACTAAATAGAATGACGAATGtttctttgaataaaaaatttcaaaaaataattgcTTGTGTGAGTGAGAGACTTAGTAGACTTACTTTAcagctttaatatttttaatggaaTTTGCTATGGACCACATGAGAGTGAAGACCTTATCTCCTATCTCCAATGTATGTGTTAAAGaaagaatattttaaaaaaataaaaaggaaaTGCCCTTTTGGTTCCAATAAAAGACAAGGATGGCTCTTGAAATATCTTGAAAAAACAATGCCGTATGAAACTCGATATGTTAGGTGtggatatatattaattattttgcATCTTTGTTCATGTTTAACTCaaatgatcaaacaaataattgTTCTAGTGTATGCTACACTTTTCCTATTTTTAATACAACATATTCGATAAATAATCGAGCGacctgatattttttttattttgaattcagATGAACATTTATCGATGTTGAAATATTTTGTCGTGCTCTAAAATTTCATTGCAAATATCGGGACGAGGAAGGTAACACTAAGGATAGGTGCAAGTACAAAAAATGGAACATGGGTTCTTAACAATGTAGGAAATCAAAACAATCGACATGGTCACCAACAACATCATCGTGGAGTTTGAGGAAATGGACGCAATAACTTTTCTTCTGCAAATGCAATGGACTCTTCACAAATTACACATGATAGAATACTCGAGACACCAAAAATACACCTGTTCATTCTTCCAAACTAGTAATTAATAtctctttttttatttattgactTTCTCCTTTCTTTAATCCGCAGGAGATCATGCTCTTCAAGTTAGTGAAGTTATTTCATTGTAATTAGACCTAACAAGAACGGAATCACGCTCTGTAGGATTTGAACCGCAATTTGACTATGGAAGAACTTCAGCAGATGGCACATGCCATTTCCAAGATGAATCAAAATCTTCTGGTAATAATGCCTATTCAAATGCTTTAGGTCAGTTTACATTTCTCAAAACTTCAATCAATTCCATATCCACAAAGCCTTGGATTATGGACAGCAGACGTAAAAATCACAACCACAAAATTTTTTACTCAAACAAAAACTTCAACTATACCCACTGTTAATCTACCCACCAAGTCTTCTGCATCAAAATCACAACTACATGAACATTATTTTCCAATCAAGAAATAACCTTGGACGATTTTTATGTTTTCCATCCTTTCATTTAAACCTTCTTTCTTATAATTAATACTATCGGGCTTCCTAATCCATCATGTACATCAAGCCCACTATTTTATAAGAGGCCCAATTGTTGTCATTCCGATTCTGATTCGGAACCTGAGCCCATCAAAGCAGGATATCAGTTGACTTTAAATAATAATACATTATTGCcagagaaaaaaaatatatcaataataaaatttgaTATATTATGGATTTGAGGtagaaaaaattgaaataaaaaaaaatgaatcggAAAatgtaaatgatttttatgtttGGTAGATTTATGTTCACGCCTGATttctttttatctttttttttattttttttcttattttcagaatttgaaaataaattggtcGTAGATTTGAAACTTGTGTATTGTTTATCCAACATTTGGAGAATTTGATGTCGGCGCAAATATGTCAGTACTTGCGCATTTACATTAAATGCAACAAAAAACCAAGACCTGGACTTAAATATAAGTAATTGAAAATAAAGTTTGGATTTAACTGCAAATTCCATGTGCTCATCAGGAAATAATCATTGCAGAATTAAGCATAATGATGAATGACTCATAAATAAGAATATAATTTTGAGTGGGTTTCATGTGAAACCGTCTTACGGATATTAatttgtgagatgggtcaactctaccgatattcacaataaaaaatagtaccttagcataaaaaagtaatactttttcacggATGACCCAATTAatagatttgtctcacaaatacgatccgtgatacCGTTTAAATcaagtttttgtctataatttttatgaactaaatgatttttttattttttaaaaagatttttgggtttttatttttttttttttgggtttttatTATATTACAAGAATTAAAAGTCAAAACGGAATCCACGAATATAAAAGCTATTACAATAATAATATTCATTCTATTTGACTTTTCTTATtacacaatttaaaaaaaagatcCACCACGTGGGAAAAGAAAGTCAAAGAGTCGGTGCATGACAGACGACCAGTCCAAGTCCAAAGccccaaaatattttaaaataaaaaaataaaaaatcatccAGTTAAGCACACACAATTGCGTGTGTTgacttttgaaaattttgacttcCCGTTTCGATGTCTTCCCTCCCAACGTATAAAACCGAATCTCCAATGCAAGATTTCTCAAAGCAAAAGCAAATAAACAATTACAAGACTCCATATTCTACCAAGTCCTGGAAATATATGGCGGAAGTAGAAATTCCTCCATATTTTCTGTGTCCCATTACTCTAGACATGATGAAAGATCCGGTGACGATCTCTACTGGCATAACATTCGACAGGGATAGCATCGAAAATTGGATATTCACTCGCGAGAACGACACGTGTCCGGTCACGAGACAGGTCCTCTCCGACTCCGAATTGATCCCAAACATCACCCTCAGGCGCCTGATCCAATCCTGGTGCACCCTCCACTCCTCGCATGGCATCGAAAGGCTCCCCACACCGAGATCTCCAGTCAGTAAGTCTCAGGTTCTGAGACTACTCAACGATGCCGATTCTCCACAGATGCAGATGGGTTGCTTACGAAGACTTAAATCCATCGCTTCAGAGAACCAGGCCAATAAAAGATGCATGGAAGCGGTCGGAACTGCCGATTTCTTGGCATCGTTTATTGTAAATAAAACCCTGGAAAGTTATCGCGCTGACAACGAATTCGAAGCTAAATCGGAATCGAAATTGATGTGCGAGGAGGCTTTAAGCATTCTTTACAGTCTCCATCTGTCGGAATCGTGGTTGGAATCAGTCTGCAACCAAGAGTTAGTTGAATCCTTGACCAGTATGATGCAATTTGGGAGCTACGAATCACGGGCTTATGCTATCATGCTACTAAAGTCAATTCTTGAAGTAGCCGATCCAGCTCGAATCGTCATCAACCTAAGTTCCGAATTCTTTGTTCAATGTGCACAAATCTTGAATGACGAGTTCTCGAAAAAGACTATAAAATCCACGCTCAAAGTGCTGATCAACGTCTGTCCATGGGGGAGGAACAGGATCAAAGCATTGGAAGCAGGCACGGTCCCTTTATTGATCGACCTTTTGCTAGATTCGTCGGATAAAAGGGCTTGCGAAATGATGCTAGTGGTGCTGGAGATACTATGCCAGTTCGCGGAGGGTAGAGCCGAGCTGCTGGATCACAGCGCTGGAATAGCCATTGTTTCGAAGAAAATACTTCGAATCTCTCAGGTGGCAAGCGAGCGGGGTGTGAGGATTTTGCAttcgatttcaaaattttcggcTACGCCCGGAGTTTTGCAGGAAATGTTACATGTCGGTGTGGTGGCGAAATTGTGCTTAGTTCTTCAAGTGGATTGTGGGAGTAAAATAAAGGAGAGAGCAAGAGAAATGCTTCGATTGCATGCTAGGGCTTGGAGGAATTCTTCATGCATACCTCAGCATCTGATTTGTGCATATCCATCTTGATCAGTTGGGAATACATTTCTAGACTATATAACTCGTCGAAAATTTTTGATTTTAACTAGAAAATTACACGGCCAACAAAACAAACTGGTGCTCATATAGAACATTTTCTTTGAA
This is a stretch of genomic DNA from Primulina eburnea isolate SZY01 chromosome 11, ASM2296580v1, whole genome shotgun sequence. It encodes these proteins:
- the LOC140804177 gene encoding BEL1-like homeodomain protein 1 — its product is MATYFHGNSEILGSGDGLQTLIFMNPAYVGFSDNQPSAAANNSNFVFLNPNSTGSLPHAPPSQTQHFVGIPLQSSSSTTAAAMSTQQQSHQPNVSALHGFFPGVHYNLYNQQIDLQEAREVSHSHQGLSLSLSSEQQQQQPPMVYGSFKQEREIPSQAVVTNISTPRGGDVKGSSGGSPSSTSGVSTGVNGVQSVLLSSKYLKAVQELLDEVANVGKGEKSRNESDKGIDEQLRTNGKSTADAANEDGQSGGESSAKRRSELSTAERQEIQMKKAKLVNMLDEVEQRYRQYHHQMQIVISWFEQAAGIGSAKAYTAVALQTISKQFRCLKDAILGQIKSASKSLGEEDSFGDKMEGSRLKYVDNQIRQQRALQQLGMIQPNAWRPQRGLPERSVSVLRAWLFEHFLHPYPKDSDKMILAKQTGLTRSQVSNWFINARVRLWKPMVEEMYLEEMKENEKTGSDDKHRKREQMDDSISKSPKEKSPGIKKPNKSIISNQETYQPPNQNTASTMALPTNSTSQIGANVRNQPHFNLVASSEMERITQPSPKKQRIPEIIDFASKATDTGLMSLKFGIERQTRDGFTFMGAPTNFIGGFGSYPMGELERFGPEQFQAPYSGNGVSLTLGLPHCESLPISGSHQAYLPNQNIQIGRGVEIGEANFITSEY
- the LOC140804746 gene encoding E3 ubiquitin-protein ligase PUB23-like — its product is MAEVEIPPYFLCPITLDMMKDPVTISTGITFDRDSIENWIFTRENDTCPVTRQVLSDSELIPNITLRRLIQSWCTLHSSHGIERLPTPRSPVSKSQVLRLLNDADSPQMQMGCLRRLKSIASENQANKRCMEAVGTADFLASFIVNKTLESYRADNEFEAKSESKLMCEEALSILYSLHLSESWLESVCNQELVESLTSMMQFGSYESRAYAIMLLKSILEVADPARIVINLSSEFFVQCAQILNDEFSKKTIKSTLKVLINVCPWGRNRIKALEAGTVPLLIDLLLDSSDKRACEMMLVVLEILCQFAEGRAELLDHSAGIAIVSKKILRISQVASERGVRILHSISKFSATPGVLQEMLHVGVVAKLCLVLQVDCGSKIKERAREMLRLHARAWRNSSCIPQHLICAYPS